One window of the Anomaloglossus baeobatrachus isolate aAnoBae1 chromosome 12, aAnoBae1.hap1, whole genome shotgun sequence genome contains the following:
- the C12H14orf132 gene encoding uncharacterized protein C14orf132 homolog — translation MDLSFMAAQLPVMGGAFMDSPNEEFGTEYSLFNSSANVHAASSAPVPPEEPARSSNDAILLWIAIIATIGNIVVVGVVYAFTF, via the coding sequence CTCCCTGTTATGGGAGGAGCTTTTATGGACTCTCCGAATGAGGAATTTGGAACAGAATATTCCCTATTCAACTCCTCGGCCAATGTCCACGCCGCCTCATCTGCCCCAGTTCCTCCTGAAGAACCAGCTCGCTCCTCCAACGACGCTATATTGTTATGGATTGCTATTATCGCCACTATTGGAAACATCGTCGTGGTTGGAGTGGTCTACGCTTTTACTTTTTAA